Proteins co-encoded in one Nicotiana sylvestris chromosome 7, ASM39365v2, whole genome shotgun sequence genomic window:
- the LOC104223829 gene encoding alkane hydroxylase MAH1-like has product MAIISLLATIGYFEIFVAIFCFFVLAFQGRGSFIWNWPFLGMFPSLVFHIHRIHERSVEVLSRTRGTFLLKGLWFTNMDILGTVDPANVQYIMSANFTNFPKGRELRKIFDVLGDGIFSSDMDLWKNQRKLARALITHQRFHKCLTKISLDKVKNGLIPILELIAKEDRIVDLQDVFKRFTFDTTCKLLTGFESCCLSLEFPEVPFLKAMDDAKYVVSIRYLLPESIWKLQKWLGVGPEMQLRKASDVLDRVIGEYILMKREELSRVEKCKENEEGFDLLTPYIINDGERTSGLKFDKFLRDTFLNFMFAGHDTVSSGLTWFIWLVSTHPEVEKNIREELRAIIPPEEAEKWRLFTADELKNVIYLHAALCESLRLYPPVAFQHKTPLEPDILPSGHHVHPNMRVMIPLYAMGRMESIWGKDASEFKPHRWISDRGTINYEPSYKFFSFNAGPRTCLGKEAAFTQMKVVVATIIHNYQIEMVKGHVVYPNVSVMLYMKHGFKVRVKRKWA; this is encoded by the coding sequence ATGGCTATTATTTCTCTATTGGCCACAATAGGGTACTTTGAGATTTTTGTAGCAATCTTTTGCTTTTTTGTCTTGGCTTTCCAAGGCAGAGGTAGCTTTATATGGAACTGGCCATTTCTTGGGATGTTTCCAAGCCTTGTTTTCCATATACATAGAATTCATGAAAGGAGTGTAGAGGTTCTTTCAAGAACTAGGGGTACTTTCTTGCTGAAAGGTCTTTGGTTTACTAATATGGACATTCTTGGTACAGTGGATCCTGCAAATGTACAGTATATTATGAGTGCAAATTTTACAAATTTTCCAAAGGGGCGCGAACTCAGGAAGATTTTTGATGTTCTAGGTGATGGAATTTTTAGTTCTGACATGGATCTGTGGAAGAATCAAAGGAAACTTGCTAGAGCATTGATCACTCATCAGAGATTCCACAAGTGTTTGACGAAAATCAGCTTGGACAAGGTAAAAAATGGCTTGATTCCAATCCTTGAGCTCATTGCTAAAGAAGATAGAATTGTTGATTTGCAAGATGTTTTCAAGAGATTCACCTTTGATACGACGTGTAAATTACTCACAGGATTTGAATCTTGTTGCCTCTCTCTTGAATTCCCGGAAGTTCCCTTCTTGAAAGCCATGGATGATGCTAAATATGTTGTATCCATCCGATATTTATTGCCAGAAAGTATTTGGAAGTTGCAAAAATGGCTAGGAGTTGGGCCTGAAATGCAACTAAGAAAAGCTTCGGATGTTCTTGATCGTGTTATAGGTGAGTATATATTGATGAAGCGCGAAGAATTGAGTAGAGTTGAAAAATGTAAGGAAAACGAAGAGGGTTTTGATTTATTAACACCATACATAATCAACGATGGAGAAAGAACATCAGGGTTGAAGTTTGACAAGTTCTTAAGGGATACCTTTTTAAACTTCATGTTCGCCGGGCATGACACGGTTAGCTCAGGCCTTACGTGGTTCATTTGGTTGGTGTCCACACATCCTGAGGTTGAGAAGAATATAAGGGAAGAACTTAGGGCTATTATCCCACCAGAAGAAGCTGAAAAATGGAGGCTTTTTACGGCTGATGAGTTGAAAAATGTGATTTATTTACACGCTGCATTGTGTGAATCACTGAGGCTATATCCCCCTGTCGCATTTCAGCATAAGACTCCACTAGAACCTGATATTCTCCCTAGTGGCCACCATGTTCATCCTAATATGAGAGTGATGATTCCTTTATATGCAATGGGAAGGATGGAATCCATCTGGGGAAAGGATGCCTCGGAATTCAAGCCACACAGATGGATTTCAGACCGTGGAACGATTAACTATGAGCCATCTTACAAGTTCTTTTCTTTCAATGCAGGACCAAGAACATGCTTAGGAAAAGAAGCAGCTTTCACTCAAATGAAAGTAGTAGTTGCTACTATCATCCATAATTACCAAATTGAAATGGTGAAAGGTCATGTTGTTTACCCTAATGTCTCCGTTATGCTCTACATGAAACATGGCTTTAAAGTTAGAGTTAAGAGGAAGTGGGCATAG